One window from the genome of Spirosoma rhododendri encodes:
- a CDS encoding penicillin-binding transpeptidase domain-containing protein: MLENRKYVVIGFFCLIGVLYLARLFYLQVLDDNYSLGASKNSIKRVIEVPYRGQIYDRTGTKLLVDNTPVYDLYVTPKQVRISDTAAFCRLMNITKPDFDSIMGLALNYSKVKPSLFLRRLAKEDFARIQDALVDYRGFSPVISSMRTYPSHTMSNALGYVSEVSRKQLDEQEYPYYRQGDYIGHGGLEQEYEQQLRGRRGVKFMMQNVYGVNKGSWKNGAYDTVAVAGQNLITGIDVDIQRFADSLMQHKVGAVIAIEPSTGEILASVSAPTFDPEMLSTRSFSKSYMSLLRNPYRPLFNRPIMASYRPGSTFKLIQALLAQQDGTLSPHTVYGHAGSPMRCHCRGGQDLRGAIGNSCNPYFYQVFRRMIYNNAERNTFKASAIGLAKWHEGVEKFGIGQKLGVDMPSEKLGNLPDVAYYDKMYGGANLWKFSYVSSLSIGEGELLISPLKLANLAAAIANRGWYITPHYARGFGRVGAGLPAQYTQRHETGVDRSYFLPVIDGMRRTMVNGSARSVNLSTIDLCGKTGTSQNAKFGHRYDHSIFIGFAPMNDPKIAIAVFVENSGWGSDVAAPIAGLIAERYIHKRTISKHVANRMMNAYFLPPIERVEPIGKPAPRRPRTDSTKGTDPRNGQSPRIDSIATPKPLAPKPMMTIKPRPVQTAGVGGN, translated from the coding sequence ATGCTGGAGAATCGTAAGTACGTCGTTATCGGCTTTTTCTGCCTGATTGGGGTACTGTATCTGGCCCGGCTGTTTTACCTGCAAGTGCTGGACGACAACTATTCGCTGGGCGCGTCCAAGAACTCGATCAAGCGCGTTATCGAAGTGCCATACCGGGGGCAGATTTACGACCGTACCGGTACGAAGCTGCTGGTCGACAATACGCCCGTTTACGATCTGTACGTCACCCCGAAGCAGGTGCGCATCAGCGATACGGCGGCTTTCTGCCGGCTGATGAACATTACGAAGCCCGACTTCGACAGCATCATGGGGCTGGCGCTTAACTACTCGAAAGTAAAACCCTCCCTGTTTCTGCGTCGGCTGGCCAAGGAAGATTTTGCCCGTATTCAGGATGCACTGGTTGATTATCGGGGCTTTTCGCCGGTCATCAGTTCAATGCGTACCTATCCGTCGCACACGATGTCCAACGCGCTGGGCTACGTTAGTGAAGTGTCGCGGAAACAGCTCGACGAGCAGGAATATCCATACTACCGGCAGGGCGATTACATCGGGCACGGCGGACTGGAGCAGGAGTACGAACAGCAACTGCGCGGGCGTCGGGGTGTGAAGTTCATGATGCAGAACGTCTACGGCGTCAACAAAGGGTCGTGGAAAAACGGGGCGTATGATACCGTCGCCGTTGCCGGGCAAAATCTGATTACGGGTATCGACGTCGACATTCAGCGGTTTGCCGACAGCCTGATGCAGCACAAAGTGGGTGCGGTAATCGCCATCGAACCGTCGACAGGTGAGATACTGGCGTCGGTATCGGCACCGACCTTCGATCCCGAAATGCTGTCGACACGCTCATTCTCGAAGAGTTATATGAGCCTGCTGCGTAACCCGTACCGGCCCCTGTTCAACCGGCCGATCATGGCGAGTTACCGCCCCGGCTCTACGTTCAAACTAATTCAGGCACTGCTGGCTCAGCAGGATGGTACGCTTTCTCCGCACACCGTTTACGGCCATGCCGGGTCGCCCATGCGCTGCCACTGCCGGGGTGGGCAGGACCTGCGCGGGGCTATTGGTAACTCCTGCAACCCATACTTCTATCAGGTATTCCGCCGGATGATCTACAACAACGCCGAGCGCAACACCTTTAAGGCGTCGGCAATCGGGTTGGCAAAGTGGCACGAAGGCGTCGAGAAGTTTGGCATCGGTCAGAAGCTGGGCGTCGATATGCCGAGCGAAAAGCTGGGGAATCTGCCCGACGTAGCCTACTACGACAAGATGTACGGTGGGGCCAACCTATGGAAGTTTTCGTACGTGTCGTCGCTGAGTATCGGCGAGGGAGAGCTTTTGATCAGCCCGCTCAAACTGGCTAACCTGGCAGCGGCTATCGCGAACCGGGGCTGGTATATTACGCCACACTATGCGCGGGGCTTTGGCCGCGTCGGGGCGGGGTTGCCTGCCCAGTACACGCAGCGGCACGAAACCGGGGTCGACCGGTCGTACTTTCTACCGGTTATCGATGGGATGCGCCGGACGATGGTTAACGGCAGTGCGCGGTCAGTCAATCTGTCGACGATCGATCTGTGCGGCAAGACGGGTACATCGCAGAACGCCAAGTTCGGCCACCGCTACGACCACTCTATTTTTATCGGCTTCGCGCCCATGAACGACCCGAAAATTGCGATTGCCGTTTTCGTGGAAAATTCGGGCTGGGGCAGCGACGTAGCCGCGCCGATTGCGGGCCTGATTGCCGAGCGGTACATTCACAAACGCACCATCTCGAAGCACGTGGCCAATCGGATGATGAATGCTTACTTCCTGCCGCCCATCGAGCGCGTTGAGCCTATCGGCAAACCGGCTCCGCGTCGCCCCCGTACCGATTCGACCAAGGGAACTGATCCCCGCAACGGGCAATCCCCGCGTATCGACTCGATTGCGACGCCCAAACCGCTGGCGCCCAAACCCATGATGACCATAAAGCCCCGCCCCGTCCAGACCGCTGGCGTGGGGGGAAATTAA
- a CDS encoding SMP-30/gluconolactonase/LRE family protein, whose amino-acid sequence MRIQSPALLTGLLLTVGSLSVAQTPNYPSIGQVVRTDARIDNLIPKDAKIDVLASGFVWSEGPVWVRPRAGQEGNFLLFSDVPQNTIYKWTEKEGITTFLKPSGYTGLGRYSDEPGSNGLTIDPQGYLVAAEHGDRRISRMPLNGQNGKQTLADGYQGKRLSSPNDVVAHSSGSYYFTDPPYGMPNREKDTTRELGTNVYRISPVQADGRRTVSLVVSDLTRPNGIAFSPDEKTLYVAQSDGSNPLIMAYPMQADGMVGKGRVVIGKEQMTKQGLRGGFDGMKVDQAGNIWATGGGGVVVLAPTTGTGPYDFLGHIRVGGATANCAWGDDGSTLYITADMYLCRIKTTAKGF is encoded by the coding sequence ATGCGTATTCAGTCGCCCGCGCTGCTAACTGGCCTGCTACTCACGGTCGGTAGTTTGTCAGTTGCGCAAACACCCAATTACCCAAGCATCGGGCAGGTCGTCCGAACCGATGCCCGAATCGACAACCTGATCCCGAAAGACGCCAAAATCGACGTGCTGGCCAGTGGTTTCGTCTGGTCCGAAGGACCGGTCTGGGTGCGGCCACGAGCGGGGCAGGAAGGCAATTTTCTCCTGTTTTCCGACGTGCCCCAAAACACCATTTACAAGTGGACGGAGAAAGAGGGCATCACGACGTTTCTGAAACCGTCGGGCTACACCGGTCTGGGCCGCTACAGCGACGAACCCGGCTCCAACGGCCTGACCATCGACCCGCAGGGCTACCTAGTCGCGGCCGAGCACGGCGACCGGCGTATCTCCCGGATGCCGCTCAACGGACAAAACGGCAAGCAAACCCTGGCCGACGGCTATCAGGGCAAACGCCTGAGTAGCCCTAATGATGTTGTGGCGCACTCCAGCGGCAGCTACTACTTCACCGATCCGCCCTACGGCATGCCCAACCGCGAAAAAGACACCACTCGCGAGCTGGGTACGAACGTCTACCGCATCAGCCCCGTGCAGGCCGATGGTCGGCGCACGGTATCGCTGGTCGTCAGCGACCTGACTCGACCCAACGGTATCGCCTTTTCGCCCGACGAAAAAACGCTGTACGTCGCGCAGTCGGACGGGAGCAATCCGTTGATTATGGCGTACCCGATGCAGGCCGACGGTATGGTGGGCAAAGGCCGGGTCGTCATCGGTAAAGAACAGATGACAAAGCAGGGTCTGCGCGGTGGTTTTGACGGTATGAAAGTCGATCAGGCGGGGAACATCTGGGCTACCGGGGGTGGGGGTGTAGTCGTGCTGGCTCCAACAACTGGCACTGGTCCCTACGATTTCCTCGGACATATCCGCGTCGGTGGCGCTACGGCTAACTGCGCTTGGGGCGACGATGGCTCAACGCTCTATATCACTGCTGATATGTATCTGTGCCGCATAAAAACCACCGCGAAAGGGTTTTAA
- a CDS encoding TonB-dependent receptor plug domain-containing protein: MARKTSSIQMPRSQFAEGITQLTLFDSENRPICERLIFVDRNERMHIQLTPAKATYKKRERVDLTITTTDATGKPVPANLSLSALDEQLTPRPDSAAQTIVSSLLLTSDLVGTIEQPGYYFDSTHADRAHKLDLLLMTQGWRRFVWADVLAGKIPPITYPVEQGLSLTGQVRRPNQKETGAPVKLTFVLAKRDSTREFLTGESDAAGRYGAYDLDFVDTTTVLIQAVKGKANRDLSISLDQLLRPTVTLTKVPYNPLEVRRDELAEFIRRTNEYLEIERQIRDNREVLLKAVTVRAKRAEPVDSRKIYGRADATVKFDQTNTAGRLTVLDVIQGRVAGVQVSGNGFGAQVQIRGAANFGGAIAPLFVLDGMPVDLQTINSLSIQDVDQVDVLKGASAAIYGSQAAGGVIVVLTKRGSPNYDLAKEAAPGTLVATLPGYTPVREFYAPRYDVASKEPPRPDYRTTLFWAPSIQTDATGKATVSFFTSDNKTGIRFKVEGTTVDGRVGVGNQRIQTE, encoded by the coding sequence ATGGCGCGGAAAACATCGTCTATCCAGATGCCACGCAGCCAGTTTGCCGAAGGAATCACCCAGCTGACGCTGTTCGACAGCGAAAACCGGCCCATCTGCGAGCGGTTGATTTTTGTGGATCGAAACGAGCGGATGCACATTCAGCTGACGCCCGCGAAGGCGACCTACAAAAAACGGGAACGCGTTGACCTGACCATCACAACGACCGACGCCACCGGGAAGCCCGTACCGGCTAACCTGTCGTTATCGGCTCTGGATGAGCAGCTGACGCCCCGGCCTGACTCGGCCGCCCAGACCATCGTATCGTCGCTGCTCTTGACTTCTGATCTGGTAGGGACAATCGAACAGCCCGGCTACTACTTTGATTCTACCCACGCCGATCGCGCCCACAAACTTGATCTGTTGCTGATGACGCAGGGCTGGCGTCGATTCGTCTGGGCCGACGTGCTGGCCGGGAAAATACCGCCCATAACCTATCCCGTAGAGCAGGGTTTATCGCTGACGGGGCAGGTTCGCCGACCGAATCAAAAGGAAACGGGTGCACCGGTGAAGCTGACGTTTGTGCTGGCCAAACGCGATAGTACGCGCGAATTTCTGACGGGTGAATCCGACGCGGCCGGGCGGTACGGCGCGTATGATCTGGACTTTGTTGATACGACGACCGTGCTGATCCAGGCGGTCAAAGGGAAAGCCAACCGCGACCTGTCGATCTCGCTCGATCAGTTGCTGCGGCCAACGGTTACGCTGACGAAAGTGCCGTATAACCCACTGGAAGTCAGACGTGACGAGCTGGCTGAGTTTATCCGGCGCACCAACGAATACCTGGAAATCGAGCGGCAGATTCGCGACAACCGGGAGGTACTGCTCAAGGCCGTAACCGTGCGGGCTAAACGCGCCGAACCAGTTGACTCGCGCAAAATCTACGGCCGCGCCGATGCGACGGTAAAATTTGACCAGACCAATACGGCTGGCAGGCTCACGGTTCTCGACGTCATTCAGGGGCGTGTGGCGGGGGTGCAGGTGTCGGGTAACGGGTTTGGCGCGCAGGTGCAGATTCGGGGAGCGGCCAACTTCGGTGGTGCCATCGCTCCGCTGTTTGTGCTGGATGGGATGCCCGTGGATCTACAGACGATCAACAGCCTTTCGATACAGGATGTCGATCAGGTCGATGTTTTGAAAGGGGCGTCGGCGGCCATTTATGGGTCGCAGGCGGCCGGGGGCGTTATCGTCGTGCTGACCAAACGCGGGTCGCCCAATTATGACCTGGCCAAAGAAGCCGCGCCGGGAACGCTCGTTGCCACACTGCCGGGTTACACGCCGGTCCGGGAGTTCTACGCACCACGCTACGATGTGGCGTCGAAAGAGCCGCCCCGCCCCGACTACCGCACGACACTGTTCTGGGCTCCCTCTATTCAGACCGACGCCACCGGCAAAGCAACCGTCTCGTTCTTCACGTCGGACAACAAAACAGGGATCCGCTTTAAAGTCGAAGGCACTACCGTCGACGGTAGGGTCGGTGTGGGCAATCAACGTATACAGACTGAGTAG
- a CDS encoding MG2 domain-containing protein, whose product MRPFLVACTVGVLALTLALVSFRVDDGFTAKLIEQLSAYMRQRPTEKVYVQTDRDVYLPGETVWLKGYLFNGINHETDSVSRVLYVDLIDPSVQKVRVRAQLRATGGYAPGQFTLSDSIPDGTYVLQAYTNFMRNYPADYYFTKTLTVLRGTTTQEPPVSRAGAKPDVQFMPEGGALVTGVQSRVAFKAVDASGRGLSVTGYVVDASKDTLTGFTSQHLGMGFFSILPVAGQTYTAYIRTGDGPLLTYPLPAALPQGATLQVDNLSNRDKVRIFVQHNFAGQTGAMTLIAQARGLFRKRLRCRWRGKHRLSRCHAASLPKESPS is encoded by the coding sequence ATGCGTCCCTTCCTCGTTGCCTGCACCGTTGGCGTGCTCGCATTGACACTAGCACTCGTTTCCTTCCGCGTCGACGACGGGTTTACGGCAAAACTGATTGAGCAACTGTCGGCGTACATGCGGCAGCGACCCACTGAAAAAGTATACGTGCAGACCGATCGGGATGTGTACCTGCCCGGCGAAACGGTCTGGCTGAAAGGCTATTTATTTAACGGCATCAACCACGAAACCGATTCCGTTAGCCGGGTACTCTACGTCGATCTGATCGACCCATCGGTGCAGAAGGTCCGGGTCCGGGCGCAATTGCGGGCAACGGGCGGGTATGCACCCGGCCAATTTACACTCTCCGATTCCATACCCGACGGTACGTACGTGTTGCAGGCCTACACGAACTTCATGCGCAATTACCCGGCTGACTATTACTTCACAAAAACGCTGACTGTGCTGCGGGGGACGACGACCCAGGAGCCGCCGGTCAGTCGGGCTGGTGCTAAGCCTGATGTGCAGTTTATGCCGGAAGGGGGGGCGCTGGTAACCGGTGTGCAGAGCCGGGTGGCCTTCAAAGCCGTCGATGCCAGCGGGCGCGGCCTGTCGGTAACGGGCTATGTTGTCGATGCCAGCAAAGACACGCTGACCGGGTTTACCAGCCAACACCTCGGCATGGGATTTTTCTCGATACTGCCAGTTGCCGGGCAAACCTACACTGCTTACATACGAACAGGCGATGGGCCGCTATTGACGTATCCGCTACCAGCAGCATTGCCCCAGGGCGCTACCCTGCAAGTCGATAATTTGAGCAATCGCGACAAAGTGCGGATTTTTGTGCAGCATAATTTTGCTGGTCAGACGGGCGCAATGACGCTGATTGCGCAGGCGCGGGGATTATTTCGCAAACGGCTCAGGTGCCGATGGCGCGGAAAACATCGTCTATCCAGATGCCACGCAGCCAGTTTGCCGAAGGAATCACCCAGCTGA
- a CDS encoding Rossmann-fold NAD(P)-binding domain-containing protein, giving the protein MAALTDKTALIFGATGLIGDLLTHRLVDSALYKTVNVLVRRPLGWQHPRLREIPFDFDAPTPLPVQADDLFCCLGTTMKKAGSKGAFQKVDYQYPLNIAQMGQQSGAKQFSIVTSMGADTQSTFFYNRVKGEVERDLTDLHYPTLLIFRPSILLGHRNENRLLEKLAEGAMRLLSPLIPAKYKGVDASKVANAMLTTAQQGLTGKHVFESDVIQGY; this is encoded by the coding sequence ATGGCTGCTCTCACAGATAAAACGGCGCTTATTTTCGGTGCAACGGGCCTGATCGGTGACCTGCTCACCCATCGTCTTGTCGACTCAGCACTGTATAAAACAGTCAATGTGCTCGTCCGCCGACCACTCGGCTGGCAGCACCCGCGCCTGCGCGAAATTCCGTTCGACTTTGACGCCCCGACTCCCCTACCCGTTCAGGCCGACGATCTGTTCTGCTGCTTGGGAACGACGATGAAAAAGGCAGGTTCGAAAGGCGCTTTCCAGAAGGTCGATTATCAGTACCCGCTCAATATTGCCCAGATGGGGCAGCAGTCGGGAGCGAAGCAGTTTTCTATCGTCACGTCAATGGGTGCCGACACGCAGTCGACGTTTTTTTATAACCGGGTGAAAGGTGAAGTTGAGCGCGATCTGACCGATTTACACTACCCTACGCTGCTTATTTTTCGGCCTTCTATACTGCTTGGGCATCGCAACGAAAACCGACTGCTCGAAAAACTCGCCGAAGGGGCAATGCGCCTGCTCAGTCCACTGATTCCTGCCAAGTACAAAGGCGTCGACGCGTCGAAAGTTGCCAATGCGATGCTCACAACTGCGCAGCAGGGATTGACTGGCAAACACGTCTTTGAATCCGACGTTATTCAGGGCTACTAG
- a CDS encoding GNAT family N-acetyltransferase, protein MSLPPRIRPARLPDGATVYRFLCELENQELNQSAFDTVWAHNLNTPTILYRVAEQGDELVGFVSCHVQYLLHHTGPVGEIQELYVRPDCRNQQIGRHLVAALEADLTPLTLASLEVTTNGQRADAIRFYESIAFRPTHLKLVKQCPA, encoded by the coding sequence ATGAGCTTACCTCCCCGCATTCGCCCCGCCCGCCTGCCCGACGGGGCAACCGTCTACCGCTTTCTGTGCGAGTTAGAGAATCAGGAATTAAATCAATCAGCGTTCGATACCGTGTGGGCGCATAACCTGAACACGCCAACAATTTTGTACCGCGTCGCCGAGCAGGGCGACGAACTTGTTGGCTTCGTTAGTTGCCACGTTCAATATCTGCTGCATCATACGGGGCCAGTGGGCGAGATTCAGGAACTGTACGTCCGCCCGGATTGCCGAAATCAGCAAATCGGTCGCCATTTGGTGGCAGCGCTGGAAGCCGACCTTACGCCGTTGACGCTCGCCAGCCTGGAAGTAACGACAAACGGGCAACGTGCTGACGCCATTCGATTTTACGAATCGATAGCCTTCCGACCCACTCATCTTAAATTGGTTAAGCAATGCCCCGCCTGA
- a CDS encoding serine hydrolase has protein sequence MPRLRFLFVFLWYAAFPAAHAQEAPARPSASTRRLSKALEQAITGFRGQVGVYVRNLRTGQEVAIDADSLFPTASTVKIPIQCGLFDKIHKGDLTYNQELTYRDSLHYDDGIVGSLKDGARISLSQVVMLMESVSDNTGSLWCQALAGGGTTINQWLDTNGFRQTRVNSRTPGREAFQKQHGWGQTTPRELANLLVYIREGKAISPDASDEMYRNLSRQYWDHDGLSQLPPNIRVASKNGAVNQARSEVALVHAPHGEYVYCVMTKHQQDEAWGRSNEGTTLLRTVGSLLWRHFEPKSTWTPPAGYEKWW, from the coding sequence ATGCCCCGCCTGAGATTTCTGTTCGTTTTTCTGTGGTACGCAGCCTTTCCCGCTGCCCATGCGCAGGAAGCACCGGCTCGCCCATCAGCCAGCACCCGACGGCTATCGAAAGCACTCGAACAGGCAATCACCGGTTTTCGGGGTCAGGTCGGGGTGTATGTCCGTAACCTACGTACAGGGCAGGAAGTCGCTATTGATGCCGATTCCCTGTTTCCCACGGCCAGCACGGTCAAAATACCCATTCAATGCGGCCTGTTCGACAAAATCCACAAAGGCGACCTGACCTACAATCAGGAACTGACCTACCGCGATTCGCTGCATTACGACGACGGTATCGTCGGTTCGTTAAAAGACGGGGCCAGGATTTCGCTTAGTCAGGTCGTTATGCTTATGGAATCTGTCAGCGACAACACGGGCAGCCTGTGGTGTCAGGCGCTGGCCGGGGGCGGCACGACCATCAATCAATGGCTCGACACTAATGGCTTTCGGCAAACACGCGTCAACTCGCGTACACCCGGTCGGGAAGCCTTCCAAAAGCAGCATGGCTGGGGGCAGACCACCCCGCGCGAGCTGGCCAATTTGCTGGTTTATATCAGGGAAGGCAAAGCCATCAGCCCCGATGCCAGCGACGAGATGTACCGAAACCTGAGCCGCCAATACTGGGATCACGACGGACTATCGCAATTGCCACCAAATATCCGGGTAGCGTCTAAAAACGGCGCGGTCAATCAGGCACGGTCGGAAGTTGCGCTCGTGCATGCCCCCCACGGCGAGTACGTGTATTGTGTGATGACGAAGCACCAGCAGGACGAAGCCTGGGGACGTAGCAATGAAGGCACTACGCTATTGCGCACGGTCGGGTCGCTGTTGTGGCGTCATTTCGAGCCTAAATCTACGTGGACACCACCCGCCGGGTATGAGAAATGGTGGTAA
- the atpH gene encoding ATP synthase F1 subunit delta — MAVATVASRYAKSLLDLAKEQNVLEETHIDMLFFRDTLSKNRQLGLILQNPIVRAEKKNAIVEQVFASRFKPLTMAFFKIIARKNREAIIGDIASEFIAQYDRLKGVQRATVITTVPLTEDQRTSFKNMVTKLAGSKSVELEEKVDSKLIGGYVLRVGDRQIDGSIRNQLNEMRMALLS, encoded by the coding sequence ATGGCTGTTGCAACGGTAGCATCCCGTTATGCCAAGTCGCTGCTTGATTTGGCAAAAGAGCAGAACGTGCTGGAAGAAACGCATATCGACATGCTGTTTTTTCGGGACACGCTGTCAAAAAACCGGCAGTTGGGACTGATTCTGCAAAACCCAATCGTCCGGGCCGAGAAGAAAAACGCAATTGTTGAGCAAGTATTCGCCAGCCGCTTCAAGCCGCTGACAATGGCGTTCTTCAAGATCATTGCCCGGAAAAATCGGGAAGCCATCATTGGTGATATCGCATCCGAATTCATTGCTCAGTACGATCGATTGAAGGGTGTGCAGCGGGCAACGGTTATCACTACCGTGCCGCTCACCGAGGACCAACGGACGTCGTTCAAAAACATGGTTACCAAACTGGCGGGTAGTAAGTCGGTTGAACTGGAAGAGAAAGTTGACTCGAAACTGATCGGTGGCTATGTGCTCCGCGTCGGTGACCGGCAAATCGACGGATCGATCCGCAATCAGCTGAACGAAATGCGTATGGCACTGCTGAGCTAG
- a CDS encoding F0F1 ATP synthase subunit B: MDLLTPDLGLLFWQLVVFLGLFFILRVFAWGPIVSSLHERENNIQSALDLAEKTRVEMTALQANNEKLLAEARHEREAILRGAKETADKMVADSREKAESEGKRILEQAREAMQNERQALVAQMKKEVVTLSLDIAEKVLRKELNDKSTQEKLVSDMVANSRLN, from the coding sequence ATGGACTTACTTACTCCTGATCTCGGTTTGCTGTTCTGGCAGCTAGTCGTGTTTCTTGGCCTGTTCTTTATCCTCCGCGTCTTCGCCTGGGGACCAATCGTGTCGAGTCTGCACGAGCGCGAAAACAACATTCAGAGTGCCCTCGACCTGGCCGAAAAGACCCGCGTCGAGATGACGGCCTTGCAGGCCAACAACGAAAAGCTGCTGGCCGAAGCTCGTCATGAGCGTGAAGCTATCCTGCGCGGTGCGAAAGAAACGGCTGACAAAATGGTAGCCGATTCGCGCGAGAAAGCCGAAAGCGAAGGCAAGCGGATTCTGGAGCAGGCTCGCGAAGCCATGCAGAACGAGCGGCAGGCGCTGGTGGCGCAAATGAAGAAGGAAGTGGTTACGCTTTCGCTCGACATTGCGGAAAAAGTGCTGCGCAAAGAACTGAACGACAAGTCGACACAGGAAAAACTGGTGTCGGACATGGTTGCTAACTCACGCTTAAACTAA
- the atpE gene encoding ATP synthase F0 subunit C, with the protein MFAMLMSLLLETTGSISVFGAALGAGLAAIGAGMGIGRIGGSAMEGIARQPEAAGRIQTAMLIIAALIEAVALFAAVICLLVATAA; encoded by the coding sequence ATGTTTGCAATGTTGATGTCTCTGCTGCTGGAAACCACGGGTAGCATTTCTGTATTCGGTGCCGCTCTGGGCGCAGGTCTGGCAGCTATCGGTGCTGGTATGGGTATCGGCCGGATCGGTGGCAGTGCCATGGAAGGTATCGCTCGTCAGCCGGAAGCAGCTGGTCGTATCCAAACGGCTATGCTGATCATCGCGGCTCTGATTGAAGCCGTGGCCCTGTTCGCAGCGGTAATCTGTCTGCTGGTTGCTACGGCTGCCTAA
- the atpB gene encoding F0F1 ATP synthase subunit A: MMQSSIKKFLIAITLILSSLGVVMAQEGHEGHAAGHEPAKKGKFDVGGMIMHHIKDDHGWEFAHGLTLPLPVILYSQDRGVEVFSSSRLAHDEVYSGYKNVHGKIHRVTESGAIDEEAKVYDFSITKNVASLLLSAVIMLLLFSAVSKGYAANKGKAPKGVQSFLEPIILFVRDEIAKASIGPKYEKFLPYLLTLFFFILINNLLGLLPGAANLTGNIAVTLVLAVITFLIVTFNGNKYYWMHLVRPTGVPLPLLIVMIPVEIVGVFMKPISLMIRLFANITAGHIIILSLLGLIFMANSMAGTTTSVAISPVVMFFTLFLNIIELIVAFLQAFIFTLLTAMYIGSAVEEHHGHEADHGTTSELG, from the coding sequence ATGATGCAGTCGTCAATTAAAAAATTCTTAATCGCTATAACGCTTATCCTGAGTTCGTTAGGGGTAGTGATGGCCCAGGAAGGGCACGAAGGCCATGCGGCCGGTCATGAACCCGCGAAGAAAGGTAAATTCGATGTCGGTGGCATGATTATGCACCACATCAAAGACGACCACGGTTGGGAGTTTGCCCACGGGTTGACGCTTCCGCTGCCTGTCATCCTGTATTCGCAGGATCGGGGTGTTGAGGTCTTCTCATCGTCGCGGCTGGCGCACGATGAAGTGTACAGTGGCTACAAAAACGTTCACGGCAAAATTCACCGCGTAACCGAGTCGGGTGCTATCGACGAAGAAGCCAAGGTTTATGATTTTTCCATTACCAAGAACGTAGCGTCGCTGCTGCTGAGCGCGGTTATCATGCTGCTGCTGTTTTCGGCCGTCAGCAAAGGGTACGCGGCCAACAAAGGCAAAGCACCGAAAGGGGTACAGTCGTTTCTGGAGCCAATCATCCTCTTTGTTCGCGACGAAATCGCCAAAGCAAGCATCGGGCCCAAGTACGAGAAATTTCTGCCGTACCTGCTGACGCTGTTCTTCTTTATCCTGATTAACAACCTGTTGGGCCTGCTGCCGGGTGCGGCTAACCTGACGGGCAACATCGCCGTTACGCTGGTGCTTGCCGTAATCACGTTCCTGATCGTGACGTTCAACGGTAATAAGTACTACTGGATGCACCTTGTTCGGCCGACGGGCGTACCCCTGCCGCTGCTGATCGTTATGATTCCGGTCGAGATTGTGGGTGTGTTTATGAAGCCTATCTCGCTGATGATCCGGTTGTTTGCCAACATCACGGCTGGCCACATCATCATCCTGAGTTTGCTGGGCCTGATCTTCATGGCCAATTCGATGGCGGGCACAACCACGAGTGTCGCTATCAGCCCGGTCGTTATGTTCTTTACCCTGTTCCTCAACATTATCGAACTGATCGTTGCCTTCCTGCAAGCGTTCATCTTTACGCTGCTGACGGCCATGTATATCGGTAGTGCGGTAGAGGAGCACCACGGCCACGAGGCCGACCATGGCACAACGTCTGAGTTGGGCTAA
- a CDS encoding AtpZ/AtpI family protein, with the protein MENQPDDFANDQPRRSVGNDPLKTPTEKSKSFVQYSGIAFQMLGTIGLGVWVGLKIDEWQQNPRHIWTIVLSLTAIGASLYLFIKQLTR; encoded by the coding sequence ATGGAAAACCAGCCCGACGACTTCGCCAACGATCAGCCCCGCCGTTCGGTCGGCAACGACCCGCTGAAAACCCCGACCGAAAAAAGTAAGTCGTTCGTACAGTACAGCGGCATTGCGTTTCAGATGCTGGGCACCATCGGTCTGGGCGTCTGGGTCGGGTTGAAAATCGATGAATGGCAGCAAAACCCGCGCCACATCTGGACTATCGTCCTGTCGCTCACGGCCATTGGCGCATCGCTGTACCTGTTTATTAAGCAACTGACCCGCTGA